A region of Toxorhynchites rutilus septentrionalis strain SRP chromosome 1, ASM2978413v1, whole genome shotgun sequence DNA encodes the following proteins:
- the LOC129771711 gene encoding uncharacterized protein LOC129771711 has product MTLYWWTHWFWITVWGVVLIECAPLSSIDFYPSKLSLKPEDGGNKSTYLKRAGEYAPPIVASGIPRLGAPFISSFPPVASPADPTVNSVVPQEDIDDTFASGSLAGTDFGPDVVRYTRKDSVTTSTISGARDSDEAPPVSSTTAAAIANLGRFKKNGTIFVRNEQNITTLKLKNYNRGTEKEELRTSTRFPERGSRLVETLMLTAVVNTTNATEMNLQKVSDGESEEDHGNSTDVNIPEELFGENTTFPVLSSDDGPKAPEPSEINSSFSTDSDSNSSRNSINSNSSSSSSSIFSDSSERDIPDSHSNSNNATSGGIITSDRRIGKILASDFRDFVSSGSNSPNASSYISRTIAFSTQNLQEGIDDQDHPLEDDDYRRSARNQQRLNVGAISGICLASLGLLSGISAALVILYRRYLYLNKPQTLSEPDSSGYIDDSTIRDNSDEMYSLDNDSFLNSLEAMTIQNYWTDNVKHTKL; this is encoded by the exons ATGACTCTCTACTGGTGGACTCACTGGTTCTGGATTACCGTGTGGGGAG TGGTTCTCATCGAATGCGCACCGCTTAGTTCAATTGATTTCTACCCAAGCAAACTGTCGCTCAAACCCGAGGATGGTGGAAACAAATCAACCTATCTCAAACGTGCGGGGGAATATGCTCCCCCGATAGTAGCCAGTGGCATTCCCAGACTAGGTGCACCATTTATATCGTCGTTTCCGCCGGTGGCTTCGCCAGCGGATCCAACGGTGAACAGTGTCGTACCCCAGGAAGACATTGATGACACATTCGCTAGTGGAAGTTTGGCTGGCACAGACTTCGGGCCCGATGTGGTCAGATATACGCGGAAGGACAGTGTTACGACCAGTACCATTTCGGGGGCTCGAGACTCTGATGAAGCGCCACCCGTTTCCAGTACAACTGCCGCAGCAATCGCCAATCTGGGGCGATTCAAGAAGAATGGAACAATTTTCGTCAGAAATGAGCAGAACATCACAACGTTGAAGCTGAAAAATTACAATCGTGGGACGGAGAAAGA GGAACTCAGAACATCTACCCGGTTTCCAGAGCGTGGTTCGCGTTTGGTGGAAACCCTGATGCTTACGGCTGTCGTGAATACCACCAACGCAACCGAAATGAACCTGCAAAAGGTTTCCGATGGGGAATCGGAAGAAGACCACGGTAACAGCACCGATGTGAACATTCCCGAGGAATTATTCGGCGAAAATACAACCTTTCCAGTGCTATCATCTGATGATGGCCCAAAAGCACCAGAACCCAGTGAAATCAACAGTAGCTTTAGTACCGATAGTGATAGCAATAGTAGTAGAAATAGTATTAACAGTAATAGTAGTAGCAGCAGTAGCAGTATCTTCAGTGATAGTAGTGAGAGGGACATTCCCGATAGCCATAGTAATAGTAACAATGCCACCAGCGGTGGCATTATCACCAGCGATCGACGAATAGGCAAGATCCTTGCGTCCGACTTTCGGGACTTTGTTAGCAGTGGAAGCAACAGTCCGAATGCCAGCAGCTACATTTCCCGAACGATCGCTTTCTCTACCCAAAACCTGCAGGAGGGAATTGATGACCAAGATCACCCACTGGAAGACGATGACTACCGGCGAAGTGCACGCAACCAGCAGAGGCTGAATGTCGGTGCGATTTCCGGGATCTGTTTGGCCTCGCTGGGACTACTCTCGGGGATTTCCGCCGCCCTGGTCATCCTCTATCGGCGATATCTCTATCTGAATAAGCCCCAGACGCTGAGCGAACCGGACTCCAGTGGGTACATCGATGACAGTACAATTCGGGACAACTCGGACGAGATGTACAGTTTGGACAATGATTCGTTCCTTAACTCGCTGGAAGCAATGACCATTcagaactattggaccgataaCGTAAAACATACAAAGCTCTAG